From a region of the Alnus glutinosa chromosome 1, dhAlnGlut1.1, whole genome shotgun sequence genome:
- the LOC133874952 gene encoding putative calcium-transporting ATPase 13, plasma membrane-type — protein MATILPPKLVCIETILHVPEILSLPNKRWHSAFVTIYCSRTLLSFFKDSLSQKKNITEISCCPSSTIVDLTPSNSFKIVKEKNVGSLHSLPEMKNAGVSCSPSFIIINLKRLTQLVEEKNAELSHCPSSTIVDLKPDKRFKIDQTSLIQLVKDKNVERLRKIGGVDGVASSLEATVEFGIQGDAEDIALRHEAFGSNTYKRPPTKSFFHFVVEAFKDLTIFILLGCATLSLAFGIKEHGIKEGWYDGGSIFVAILLVIAVSSISNFRQNRQFEKLSKVSNNIQVDVVRAGRRQHISVFEIVVGDVVCLKIGDQVPADGLFFDGHSLQVDESSMTGESDHVEVNCSQPFLVSGTKVADGYARMLVTSVGMNTTWGEMMSSISRDTNEETPLQARLNKLTSSIGKAGLLVAFLVLVVLLVRYFTGNTEDDNGNKEFNGSKTKVDDIVNAVVGIVAAAVTIVVVAIPEGLPLAVTLTLAYSMKRMMVDQAMVRKLSACETMGSATTICTDKTGTLTLNQMKVTNFWLGKETFAAGSYSSIAPYVLELVQEGVALNTTGSVYKPNSGSEIEFSGSPTEKAILSWAVLDLNMEMEQLMQSCMILFVEAFNSQKKRSGVLMRRKVDNTIHVHWKGAAEMILKMCSSYYDASGIVKDLDDAEKMKFEQIIQGMAASSLRCIAFAHKQVSEEDQENKKLKEDGLTLLGLVGLKDPCRPGVKKAVEDCQYAGVNIKMITGDNVFTAKAIATECGILRPGQDMVSGAVVEGVEFRNYTPEERLEKVDEICVMARSSPFDKLLMVECLKQKGHVVAVTGDGTNDAPALKEADIGLSMGIQGTEVAKESSDIVILDDNFASVATVLKWGRCVYNNIQKFIQFQLTVNVAALVINFVAAVSTGKVPLTAVQLLWVNLIMDTLGALALATEQPTKELMDKPPVGRTEPLITNIMWRNLLAQASYQIVILLTLQFKGESIFGVTKKVNETLIFNTFVLCQVFNEFNARKLEKKNVFKGIHKNRLFLGIIVITIVLQVIMVEFLKKFADTERLNWVQWGACIGIAALSWPIGWIVKWIPVPQKPFLN, from the coding sequence ATGGCTACAATTCTCCCACCAAAGTTGGTGTGCATTGAGACTATACTTCATGTGCCAGAAATCCTAAGCCTACCCAACAAGAGATGGCACTCTGCTTTTGTGACCATCTATTGCTCTAGAACCCTACTATCTTTTTTCAAAGATTCTCTgtcccaaaagaaaaatattactgAGATTTCATGTTGTCCATCTTCCACCATTGTGGATCTCACACCAAGCAATAGCTTCAAaattgtgaaagaaaaaaatgttggcAGCCTTCATTCTCTTCCAGAGATGAAAAATGCTGGCGTTTCATGCTCTCCATCTTTCATCATCATAAATCTCAAACGTCTCACTCAACTTGTGGAAGAGAAAAATGCCGAGCTTTCTCATTGTCCATCTTCCACCATTGTGGATCTCAAACCTGACAAAAGGTTCAAAATTGATCAAACCAGTCTCATTCAACTTGTGAAAGACAAAAATGTTGAGAGGCTACGAAAAATTGGAGGAGTTGATGGAGTAGCATCCAGTCTTGAAGCCACTGTTGAATTCGGCATTCAAGGAGATGCTGAAGATATTGCTCTCCGACATGAGGCTTTTGGCTCCAACACATATAAAAGACCGCCTACAAAGAGCTTCTTCCATTTTGTAGTGGAAGCCTTCAAGGATCTtaccattttcatccttttagGCTGTGCCACACTTTCTCTTGCTTTCGGCATTAAAGAGCATGGAATCAAAGAAGGTTGGTATGATGGCGGAAGCATATTTGTTGCTATACTTCTTGTCATTGCTGTTTCTTCCATTAGCAACTTTAGGCAAAACAGACAATTTGAAAAGTTATCGAAAGTTAGCAACAATATCCAAGTTGATGTTGTCAGAGCTGGGAGGCGTCAACATATTTCAGTATTTGAAATTGTGGTTGGAGATGTCGTTTGCTTAAAGATCGGAGATCAAGTTCCAGCCGACGGGCTATTCTTTGACGGCCACTCATTGCAAGTGGATGAATCCAGCATGACAGGGGAGAGTGACCATGTAGAAGTAAATTGCAGTCAGCCATTTTTGGTTTCGGGTACTAAGGTGGCTGATGGCTATGCTCGGATGCTTGTGACTTCAGTTGGCATGAACACAACGTGGGGCGagatgatgagctccatcagccGTGACACAAACGAAGAGACACCTTTACAAGCTCGCCTCAACAAGTTAACCTCATCAATAGGTAAAGCTGGTTTGCTAGTCGCTTTCCTAGTTCTCGTAGTCTTGTTGGTTCGCTACTTCACAGGAAATACGGAAGATGATAATGGAAATAAAGAATTCAATGGCAGCAAGACCAAGGTTGATGACATAGTGAACGCTGTGGTGGGGATTGTTGCTGCTGCAGTTACTATAGTTGTGGTTGCAATTCCAGAAGGTTTGCCATTGGCCGTCACCCTCACACTTGCTTATTCCATGAAGAGAATGATGGTTGATCAGGCAATGGTGCGAAAGCTCTCTGCCTGTGAGACCATGGGCTCTGCCACCACCATTTGTACTGATAAAACAGGCACTCTCACGCTCAACCAAATGAAGGTGACTAATTTTTGGTTGGGGAAAGAAACTTTTGCAGCAGGTTCTTACTCATCAATTGCTCCATACGTTCTTGAATTGGTCCAGGAAGGAGTTGCTCTGAACACAACCGGTAGTGTTTACAAGCCTAATTCAGGATCTGAAATCGAGTTCTCAGGTAGCCCCACTGAAAAAGCAATTCTTTCATGGGCTGTTCTGGACCTAAACATGGAAATGGAGCAACTGATGCAAAGTTGTATGATTCTTTTCGTTGAAGCATTTAATTCCCAGAAGAAACGAAGCGGAGTCCTTATGAGGAGAAAGGTAGACAACACAATCCATGTACACTGGAAAGGTGCTGCAGAGATGATACTGAAGATGTGTTCAAGTTACTATGATGCTTCTGGAATTGTAAAAGATCTGGATGACGCTGAAAAGATGAAATTTGAGCAAATTATTCAAGGTATGGCAGCTAGCAGCCTCCGGTGCATTGCATTTGCGCATAAACAGGTTTCAGAAgaagatcaagaaaataaaaagctaaaaGAAGATGGTTTGACCCTATTAGGACTTGTGGGGCTTAAGGACCCATGTCGTCCAGGGGTGAAGAAAGCTGTGGAAGATTGCCAATATGCCGGTGTGAACATTAAAATGATCACGGGAGACAATGTTTTCACTGCAAAAGCTATAGCCACCGAGTGTGGGATACTCAGGCCTGGTCAAGACATGGTCAGTGGAGCAGTAGTAGAAGGCGTGGAATTCAGAAACTACACGCCAGAGGAGAGATTGGAGAAAGTTGATGAAATTTGTGTGATGGCAAGGTCCTCTCCCTTTGACAAACTTTTGATGGTAGAATGCTTGAAACAAAAAGGTCATGTGGTTGCAGTTACTGGCGACGGCACAAATGATGCACCAGCACTTAAAGAAGCTGATATAGGACTTTCGATGGGGATTCAAGGCACCGAGGTGGCCAAGGAAAGCTCAGACATTGTCATTTTGGATGATAATTTTGCTTCCGTGGCCACAGTTCTGAAGTGGGGAAGATGTGTCTATAACAACATCCAGAAGTTCATCCAATTTCAACTTACTGTAAATGTCGCTGCTTTGGTGATCAACTTTGTGGCAGCAGTTTCAACTGGTAAAGTCCCGCTAACAGCAGTGCAGTTATTGTGGGTGAACTTGATCATGGATACATTGGGTGCTCTGGCTCTTGCGACAGAGCAACCCACTAAGGAGCTGATGGATAAACCACCTGTGGGTCGGACAGAGCCACTCATCACCAACATTATGTGGAGAAACCTCTTAGCCCAAGCTTCATATCAAATAGTCATCCTCTTGACCCTGCAGTTCAAAGGTGAATCAATCTTTGGTGTGACTAAGAAGGTAAATGAGACCTTAATCTTTAATACTTTTGTTCTTTGCCAAGTCTTCAATGAATTCAATGCAAGGAAGCTCGAGAAGAAGAACGTCTTCAAGGGGATACACAAGAATAGATTGTTTTTGGGGATCATTGTGATAACCATTGTTCTTCAGGTGATCATGGTAGAGTTTTTGAAGAAGTTTGCAGATACAGAAAGGTTGAATTGGGTGCAATGGGGTGCATGCATTGGAATCGCAGCACTATCTTGGCCAATCGGTTGGATTGTCAAGTGGATACCTGTTCCACAGAAACCATTTCTTAATTAG